The genome window AAACATTTGattccccttttattttttttctatcttctctGTAATTTGGCTAATGTTTTAGGATTTTTGCCAAAAACTATGGTTGTTTGACTTTTAACTTGTAGATATATGGTTCAGAACCCCTACTAGGACTAGCTTGTAAAACGAGGAATCAAATCCTGAGAGCAAGTTAAGGTCAATGCAAATATTAACAGCTAATTTCAAAGAGCTAGTTTAATTTTGGAATCAGATTTTGAAGGATTGCATGGAATTACCTAGAGAAGATATGATCATAAATTAAGTTCATGGAAATTTCTTAGTTTTACGAGACAACTACTTAAAGAATTTGGATTGTCAAGTTCCCCTTTGAGCTAGGATAATTAAAGGCCAAACAGGAGTTCTAAGCACCCAATTATTGACGGTCCATGTTAGGATTTGCATAGTGAATCGAGCACCCAAAAAGTAGCAAGGAAACTAggaccctgttttttttttcttggtaggGAGGACTTTAAGCTAAATCTTCTTTTGGTGGAATTTcacgaagaaaaaataaaataaaaagtggcTTTGTTGTGTGGTCTAATAATTCTTTATGTCCATGGGACTTAATTACGGGCCAAGGAGTTTGGTAAAGTTCCATTAACAAGGTGAGTGGagtaatgtaaaaaaaaaaaaaaaaagttgaagaataaaGACGAAACTAAAGAGGAGGAGTGTATTAAGctcaaacccttttttttttaccttgtgATCCACAAAGAGgagacaaaagaaaagaaatgagcaTATAAAACAATCGTAAATGTATTAGTTTAAGAGGCACTCGTTCCTCCTATCTTTTTCTACTTTGTTGTTCTTCCCCCATGATTAGGCACCCACCATAGATAGGCAACTCCCTGAGTTAATGAATcatcggaaaaaaaaactttttatttgtcttttttaaagcattttagaaaaaatttaaatttttttttcaattaatatttttttgatattttcatattattttgatgcgctaatgtgaaaaataaattttaaaaattaaaaaatatatattattttaatgcattttcaaataaaaaatactttaaaaaacaatcacaaccacacttccaaatatCCCTAAATATATAGCCAAAACCTGAGATTGTTTGCACTACCAAGTATGGTAAACTGGACACTAAAGTCCGAACCAAACCCTACTCTCAAACTTTGCCACATGAGGTATTCCCACGAGTATTTGTTTCTCAAATCTTACATAGGACAAGTGATAACATAACATGAACAAATTAAGCTGAAAGTAGCCCATGATATGagtgttaaaataattaagatgaaacacaaaaaaagaagctataaTTCTAAATGATCTGTATATTATGAGTGtttagtcttaacctaaatacaaataaagtatatataggttaaactgaaagtactattctacccttactAAATAAGActactaaatattatttaacatctcccctcaaactcacgatgcggcagctacaagcatcgagagtttgccaaccagaaaatgaaaacgagagatggaatgcgccttggtaaagaaatctgcaatctgcaaggaagaaggaacaaaaggtaaagcaatggtgccatgcttgagatgatgacgagtaagatgacaatcgatctcaatgtgcttagttcgctcatgaaaaactgagttgtgagcaatctgaatagaactctggttgtcacaatacataggagtaggatgagaaaagaaaactctcatatcagctagtaaccaacgtaaccaaataatctctttggtagtagatgtcatggcacgatattctgcttcggtggatgattgagaaacaatatattgtttcttgctcttccaagaaataagagaatcacctaaaaagatacagaacccggtaacagacttgcgattTGTGAGATCACTTCtatgatcagcatcagagtatgcacgcaactccaagaaagaggtggatgaaagtaaaagactctgaaaaactgtaccccaaagatatcgcaaaatacgaagaacagctgcccagtgaatagtagtaggagaagcaacaaactgattAACAACATGAACAGGATATGCAATATTtggacgagtaatggtgagatataccaaactcccaacaatagtgcggtataaagtaggatctatcaaaggtaaaccattAGAAGAAGAGTACCTCGGGTTGacctcaataggagtatctacagtcttattatcagtaagtctagcccgctcaagaatatctgcaacatatttcgactgagaaagaaggtaacctttaggtgagtatgctacctcaatacccaagaaatatcgaagataacccaaatccttcatttcaaatcgtctagccaactctgtcttcaagactgaaataccatcaatgttatcaccagtaataatcatgtcatcaatatataaagacaaaatgatacgacctgcatcagtgcacttaataaaaagagcagaatcatgactgctagaaacaaagccaagagacgagatcacaatagagaatttctcaaaccaagcacgaggtgcttgtttaaaaccatataatgctttcttaagcttacaaacatatccagagtcatgtgaaatactAGGAGGGagtgccatataaacttcttcttaaagatctccattcaagaaggcatttttaacatcaagctgagaaatatgccactgacgaatcgaagctacgACAATAAGAGTATgaatagtagttatttttgcaaccggggcaaatgtctcctcatagtccataccacactgttgagagtatccttttgcaaccagcctagctttgtatcgctcaatagacacatcagaattagtcttgatcttatacacccaacgacaaccaacaacactcttaccaggaggtagaggaaccagatcccaagtatctgtcttatgcaaagtagaaagttcctcatccatagcttgctgccaaagcggatcaagaattacctctttataggaagagggctcagagagacaatgaatagaagctaaaaaggaagcaaatgatgaagaataataagaataagcaaaatctgaTAGTTTTATGGACTTACGAATGCGGATGGACTGACGTGaaggtggatccacaatctcagatgaagcttgaggggctgtagataagaatggagcttcaggtgtgctAGAGAGTAAAGTATCAGTACctgcagagttatgagtacaaattgatcAAACATGGGGACaggtatcattaccagaatcctcAGAAAAGGGATCTATATAAATAAGATCAGTTTTAGTCAGGCTATGAGTAGTgaatggaatagaaaagaaaggtatatactcaaggaagacaacatgacgagacacataaagtttctgagttattggatcaaaacaacgatacccctttttactTTCATcataacccagaaagacacaaatagcggaTCGAGAGGATAGCTTACTACGTTCTATatgaggacgaagaacgaaacaagtacaaccaaaaactctaaatgatgaataatcagggacatacccatataactttttaaaaggaGATAGACCTgaactatgagaagatggaatcgtattaatcaaacttacagcagtaagaacaACTTCTCCCCAAAACTCGCTAGGAACAAAAGTAGACAACAAGAGATAACGagcagtttcgacaatgtgcctatgttttctttcagcaacaccattttgctcaggagtatctgtacatgaagtttggtggatggttccatctaaggcaagcaattgacaaaatttattagaggtgtattccccacctaaatcacacctaaagcatttgatcacagtagaatgttgagttttgataagagctcgaaaagctgcatatatctcaaagaattcataacgatgtttcattaaataaacccaacaataacgagtatgatcatcaataaaagagacataatatcgagaccctcaTTTTATGGCAACGggagaaggtccccatacatcagaatgaatcaaatcaaatggtgaagaagaaacaaaaatatttcgattaaaaggtaaaacgGAAAATTTTGCTAGTTTACATCCACTATAAtcagaaatgtcacaagtttttaaatttcctaaagcttctatggatgccaaaaatctcaaacgagaagacgaaacatgacctagacgagaatgccataaataaaaactagaagatgaaagactcaaacgaaaggaagacaaatcaacagtagtagtagcagcagcggcagcagcaactggcacttttaactcatccaaaatatatagtccattctccctacggcctgtcccaatcaacttctgagactgcagatcctgtacGTAACAAAAAGAACtagaaaacatgactaaataattaccaaaatcacatatttgaccaacagacgcaagattcaatttgagttttggaataagataaacattagggagagacaagtgaaGTGTGACAAGagaaccaacacctgctaagggcatagGACTGCCATCAGCAGTCATTACAGGAATAGAGGACAAAGGGGACACATaggtaaaagatgaagaatctggagacatatgatgggaagcaccagaatccaagacccattcagaatgtgacatacctgaggaactatgaggcaactgacctatggaagaagaagcagacattgtttgtggctgcaaggagagaaacttctgaaattgctcagccaAAGTATTAGGATCGGTAATAGAGCCTGGGAAAGCTACTGCTGCggtattgtggtgtggtggtttataaccctgaggtggtctatgagcattagattgtgactggctaccagacttccaagcttgattctgatgtctcaacttaggacactgagccttccaatgacctttctgcttacaaAAACTGCACTCATCGAAGCCAGCCCTTGTGTAAGACTTGTTCTCATGATTAGAGAATGgcttagaaggtactgctagtaccgaaggatttgaagcagaaagGATTctcttttcagaataagactgaagacgtatttcttcagccaataactcataacaacagagtcaacagaagACAGTAGAGAACGATGcaaaattgaacctctaagtccttcgaagtcactgcgaagtgctgttaaaaactgtaccaatcgttgctgctctctacgctcaatataggcaccacatgcctttaattctaCCGATTCTGTAACAgtcaattgatcccaaagatttgtcatagcagaataaaactcttgaatactcatattcttctgatgaagagctcgtatgtcattctctaattgatactgttttgcaaaatttgattgcgtgaataacatttgcagatgatcccaaagcttttttgttgtctcatacttcgccaactgcATACCTATTGAATGttcaacagaattgttgatccaagtaatgatctttgcattattTGCTTCCCATGTATCTATCAAAACAGCATCCCCCTCCTCAATATTCTTAGGTATCatataagttccactaacatacccccacatcttcttacccttaagaaaatttcgcattacatagctccaatatgaatagttcttcccatccaacctcacactcacagactgaagcgaatcaactctttcagtagccataatcaacaatcacagagaactagaatgcaaaagcagcggaaaacacaataccaaattgcagaaacttaacagagattgcagaaactaaacaaatatcttctcaaaattataagattactccaaaaaacaaaacaaattttcagaaactgaacgcaaataccaaattgcaaaagctgaagggaagacgaaataccaaaattattgcagaaactgacgaaataccaaatttttacagaagcggaagacaaaatctcACTCCAAAAAATTTGGATCCGCGAAGTTGTGTTAGGGATTAAGCCTTATTCCATAAAATCAgctttgataccatgttaaaataattaagatgaaacacaaaaaaggaggctagaattctgaatgatctgtatattatgagtgcttagtcttaacctaaatacaaataaagtatatataggttaaactcaaagtattattctacccttattaaataagattacttaaatattatttaacaatgaGATCATTGGCACATATTGCTATTGAATCATGACTAGCTTTTGATGCAATGTATAGGGTGAATAAGATTTTTAAAGCTTTAAAACCCTAAAtggtaaagaaagaaattagtgTTCTCAAACATTAGGTTACAACTATTCTTAAaggtttatttcataaattccTCCTTTAATAAATAGTcaagagaatttttttaagtaCAAGAAAAATATCGTATTTAGTTAAATCCTAGTTAAATTGAGATtcctaatataaataaaaggaaaaggaaaatttaaaaaaattgaaatagtaGCTTTTGAGTCTAATTTAGGCAATGTATATAGGGTgaataaaatctcatttttaatCCATTGATGCAATGCCCAATTCATACGATAAAGAATGAGGTAATGCAGGAATCGCCACTGGCCTTTGTTGTGCTGGACCAAAGATAGGATGGGTTACCATATTTAATGGATTTGTGTAGAACATCTAGTtgtactatatttttatttaaaaatatattaaaataatattttttttattttttaaaatttatttttgacatcaacacatcaaaacaatccaaaaccataaaaaaaattaatttcaagttaacaaaatcaaaaaatttcaaaaacgtGGTCCAACCACAATTACAAACACCAAGTGAGGTGAGTTTGAGTTTTTTGATGGGTccagaaaaaacatataattagtGAGGCGTGAATTATGTTTAGATGAGTTGTATCTCTGAAAAACCTCAAATTCACCTCACCTCACCTCCATTAAATTAATGTGTTCTATGTTGGGTTCCATATAAAAAGTGGTATAAGCGCTCCACCATACACAAGTTAATGATATTGCTCGTGCATTGTTATagagaattttttgaaatattttatttttatctaattacacaataataaaaataaatatttagagtaaaaaatcaaattatgaaggagaaacattttttcataaaaaaacatttttttattcatggaattttttatattaaatttttttttatcattgaataaaaaaacaataaaaaaattaaaaatatataataatttgaactaaaaaaattatttttaatcaagaatctatttttttatttatatttcttttcatttttatgaaaaacatgtttttttcataagaaacattgttttttaagtaaaaacttATTATGATAATGAAAGGAAgattcaataaaagaaaattaaaaaataatgaatcgATTATTTTGAAGCATCTATgaagaacaataaatttaataaaaatatatatattatttttattcaatattaatgagcaaattatattaaaacattagGCATAATAAGCTAATACATAACTATTCATAAAAGAAACCCgataatatcattataaaaaaaagctctAATGTTCTTAAAACCTATGATACAATTGgctaatttcttaaatattattttaataaattaatttaaaaagattttctttgtcaaaagttaaaaacaaaaaacaaaaataaaaacaaaaggatatttaaataaaagccAAGTATGTCTCGGCCTGGCTTTCCAACCTATGCACGCCTGGTCAGGCCCACGCgcctaattaatgtttttaaatagttaGCTTACATATATCcacctaatttgtttttaaaaaaaatttagataacaCTTTACATGTCTTGACAAATaacatgtcattttttattaactttgtaGTTATTGGAGATAGCTAAACAGTCAGGATTCAGATTTTTAGAtccaaaaacttaattttcaacttgttttcatcCTTAAACAATTTAGAAAtctcaataaactcattttaaaaCTTAGAAAAGCTTATAATcactcaaaaaaaaatccaattgaataaattttttttacagttctAGTTTACTTTTTACAATGTGGTCTAAGAAAAACACAACCTCTATTAAAGATAAACCTATTAATACCACGACTAGCCTTTTAGGGATTGAAATGTGGTTGACAAAATACTTTCTCTCTCGTCTTTCATTTTCTCAcgagtcttttttcttttaaattctgagaacaaaaatataaaacaaatggagtttttgaaacatgaaatcatCAAGAAATAGGGATAGATAATGAGAATTGTAAAAAACTCAAGGGACCAAACTTTAGTTTTTTGAGTCCCTAAAcaataaataagataataaaacaagtgttgtttttttctataacaaatttgatcttttttttttaattttttctaattaataaaatttaatttaattttacaaaattaaatattaatttaatattgagaaattttttaatattacaaatacGATAATATAACATGTgagctaaaataaattataaggtttaaaatgatgttaacataactttgaaataaaaaattcaatgattaGATGAATAACAGAGTCTAATGTCACgacaatcaaaacaataaataaccCTTTCAcccaatttagtttttattgtatgtattaatttgtaaaacTTGTGAATTAAAGCTTGACTTAGTTTAGGTTTCACCTCAAATTGATTTTGGCATTTACTTGGCCGAACCTAGTTAATCTTGCTAGGTTAACTTGTGATTCCGATGGCATGAACAACCCCAGTTTGAATCCAACCAAGTCAATACTAAATTATGTTTctaaatttgattcaattatcAGGCCTAGGAGGGACCAAGATGGTTGAATTCCCGTGGAGCATTAAAGAGACCGGTGAATATGAGCCCAAACCTCCATTTTGTCCATGGAGCCCATTGTCTTGTCCAAGCCTTGAACGATTCCCCAGGCCATTATTAAACTGATAATACAACATGGATATTTGTTTCTCAAATCTTTCACAGGACAAGTGATAATACAACATGGACAGATTTTTAAACTGAATGTAGCCAATATTGCTATTGAATCATGACTAGCTTTTGATGCAATGTATAGGGTGAATAAGATTTTTAAAGCTTTAGAACCCTAAATGGTAATGAAAGAAATTAGAGTTCTCAAACTTTAGGTTACAACCATTTTTAAaggtttatttcataaaattctCCAAGTTTTTTTCAAGTACAAGAAAAATATCCTAATTAGTTAAATCCTAGTTAAATTAAGATtcctaatataaataaaatgaaaataaaaaggaaaaggaaaattaaaattaaaaataaaaattagtagcTTCCAAGCCTAATTTGGGCCTAAAAAGAAAACAGTTGGAAAGCTATTTGCCTCTATATAATTATACTTTtagaattatttgataaaatttcgGTTTCATCTAGCTaccagatcaaaagttatataaaattttattagattatatattgaactcttcaattttttttttcaaaacttaaaaaatcttaacatttaacaaaataacataatacaaataattattccaataataataaattttttcccATATAGCTCTACcaagatataattaattaaaaaaaatctcatatttaATCCATTGATGCAATGCCCGAATTCATGTGAGAAAGAGAGGTAATATAGGAACGCCCTTTGTTGTGCGAGACCAAAGATAGGGTGGGTGCCCCTATTGAATGGATTCATGTAGAATGTCTAGTTgaataagttgttttttaaactgttttttaatatatattaaaataatattttattattattattattattttgtttttaacatcaacatattaaaaataatctaaaaacatataaaaaaattaatttaaagctaaaaatataaaaaaattcaaaaacatggtCCAACCACAATTACAGAAACCATGTGAGGTGAGTTGTGCTTAAATaaattttacctaaaaaaatttcaaattcatcTCACCTTGTATCATCTCCAAACAATTTCAAGTTCATGCATTATAGTagagaattttttgaaatatgtttttacttaattacataataataaaaataaatattttttgtagaaaaaatcaaattatgaaggagaaatatttttttcataaaaaacgtttttttattcatgtaattttttatattaaaatgtattttttttattaccaacatagttcattgaataaaaaataaaacaataaaaacattaaaaaaactataatgatttgaactaaaaagaaaaaatatatatttttaatcaagaatctattttttatttatatattttttatttttacaaaaacatgtttttttaacgagaaacattgtttttttatgtaaaacctcattatgataatgaaaaaatatttcagtaaaagaaaatttaaaaaataatgaatcaa of Populus trichocarpa isolate Nisqually-1 chromosome 16, P.trichocarpa_v4.1, whole genome shotgun sequence contains these proteins:
- the LOC127904425 gene encoding uncharacterized protein LOC127904425, translating into MAWGIVQGLDKTMGSMDKMESYSEKRILSASNPSVLAVPSKPFSNHENKSYTRAGFDECSFCKQKGHWKAQCPKLRHQNQAWKSGSQSQSNAHRPPQGYKPPHHNTAAVAFPGSITDPNTLAEQFQKFLSLQPQTMSASSSIGQLPHSSSGSAVSEVDWDRP